A single genomic interval of Helianthus annuus cultivar XRQ/B chromosome 13, HanXRQr2.0-SUNRISE, whole genome shotgun sequence harbors:
- the LOC118485382 gene encoding cullin-1-like, with amino-acid sequence MEGMVTDLTLAKENQSHFEEYLSNNSNVSPGIDLTVTVLTTGFWPSYKSFDLNLPAEMVKCVEVFREFYQTKTKHRKLTWIYSLGTCNINGKFEPKTMELIVTTYQASALLLFNLSDRLSYQEIMSQLNLSDDDVVRLLHSLSCAKYKILIKEPNTKTISPTDYFEFNSKFTDKMRRIKIPLPPVDEKKKVIEDVDKDRRYAIDASIVRIMKSRKVLGYQQLVMECVEQLGRMFKPDVKAIKKRIEDLITRDYLERDKENPNLFRYLA; translated from the exons ATGGAAGGAATG GTTACAGATTTAACATTGGCAAAGGAAAACCAATCCCACTTTGAGGAGTACTTGAGCAACAATTCAAATGTTAGTCCCGGGATTGACTTGACTGTAACCGTGTTGACGACCGGCTTCTGGCCAAGTTACAAATCTTTTGACCTAAATCTTCCAGCAGAGATG gTAAAGTGTGTTGAAGTTTTCAGAGAGTTTTATCAAACGAAAACAAAGCACAGGAAACTTACATGGATATATTCATTGGGTACCTGCAACATTAATGGGAAATTTGAACCGAAAACCATGGAGCTCATCGTCACAACCTATCAG GCATCTGCTCTACTACTGTTCAACTTGTCAGACCGATTGAGTTATCAGGAAATTATGAGTCAGTTGAACTTGTCAGATGATGATGTTGTTAGGCTTCTTCATTCTCTGTCGTGTGCAAAGTATAAGATTCTTATCAAGGAGCCAAATACCAAAACAATCTCTCCAACCGATTACTTTGAATTTAACTCCAAGTTTACAGATAAAATGAGGAGGATCAAG ATTCCTCTACCTCCTGTGGATGAGAAGAAAAAGGTAATTGAGGATGTTGATAAGGATAGGCGGTATGCGATTGATGCTTCGATTGTGCGTATCATGAAGAGCAGAAAGGTGTTGGGATACCAGCAGTTGGTTATGGAGTGTGTTGAACAGTTGGGCCGCATGTTTAAG CCTGATGTAAAAGCAATCAAGAAGAGGATTGAAGATCTGATAACACGTGATTATCTTGAAAGAGACAAAGAGAACCCGAACTTGTTCCGGTACTTGGCATGA